A window of the Azospirillum formosense genome harbors these coding sequences:
- the pseG gene encoding UDP-2,4-diacetamido-2,4,6-trideoxy-beta-L-altropyranose hydrolase, which yields MRVLFRADAGSSIGAGHVMRCLAVAEAVQELGGDARFAAASLPSALEDRLRSSGMAVHRIDAAVGGAADLAATRAIAAESGASAIVLDGYGFSEGWRAGLAETGLCILAFDDAGTGEPVHAGLIVNAAPDAASLPYRKGNPDARLLLGPEYAPLRREVREVAAAAKPPLEGRRGLLVTFGGSDPLGLTAPVIERLAPRLPPGVRLDVAVGGAVRDAAAVEAAAGRFKDSVRLHRDTPRMGHLMARAGLAVSAAGTTTGELAAIGTPAVLVTIADNQLEAARQSEALGWCVLVPGQTDGAAERIADVALELWADPARRRTMAAKLVGIVDGQGALRIARALAEAVIPR from the coding sequence GTGCGGGTGCTGTTCCGCGCCGACGCCGGCTCGTCCATCGGGGCCGGACACGTCATGCGTTGCCTCGCGGTGGCGGAGGCCGTGCAGGAGCTGGGCGGCGACGCGCGGTTCGCCGCGGCAAGCCTGCCGTCGGCCTTGGAGGACCGCCTGCGCTCGTCCGGCATGGCGGTTCACCGGATCGACGCGGCGGTCGGCGGCGCCGCCGATCTCGCCGCGACCCGCGCCATCGCGGCGGAATCCGGCGCTTCCGCCATCGTGCTGGACGGCTACGGCTTTTCGGAAGGCTGGCGGGCCGGACTGGCCGAGACGGGGCTGTGCATCCTGGCCTTCGACGACGCAGGGACGGGGGAGCCGGTCCACGCCGGGCTGATCGTCAACGCCGCGCCGGACGCCGCGTCTCTGCCCTACCGCAAGGGCAACCCGGACGCCCGGCTGCTGCTTGGCCCGGAATACGCCCCGCTGCGGCGGGAGGTGCGGGAGGTCGCGGCGGCGGCCAAGCCGCCGCTGGAGGGGCGCCGCGGCCTGCTGGTGACCTTCGGCGGCTCCGACCCGCTGGGGCTGACGGCTCCGGTGATCGAACGCCTCGCCCCCCGCCTGCCGCCCGGCGTCCGGCTGGATGTGGCGGTCGGCGGGGCGGTCCGCGATGCGGCGGCGGTGGAGGCTGCGGCTGGGCGTTTCAAAGACAGCGTGCGGCTGCACCGCGACACGCCGCGCATGGGGCACCTGATGGCGCGGGCCGGGCTGGCCGTCTCGGCGGCGGGCACGACGACCGGCGAGTTGGCCGCCATCGGCACGCCCGCCGTCCTGGTCACCATCGCCGACAACCAGTTGGAGGCCGCCCGCCAGTCGGAGGCTCTGGGCTGGTGCGTCCTGGTGCCCGGACAGACCGACGGCGCTGCGGAGCGGATCGCCGACGTGGCGCTGGAGCTTTGGGCCGATCCGGCGCGGCGGCGGACCATGGCGGCCAAGCTGGTGGGGATCGTCGATGGCCAGGGCGCCCTGCGCATCGCGCGGGCGCTGGCGGAGGCCGTCATCCCGCGGTGA
- a CDS encoding SDR family oxidoreductase, producing the protein MRNPLDLTGRRLLVTGASSDSDIGREVCRTLAGLGAALTLVGRRAEALEATRALLDAPERHGIAPFDLTDLDAVPGWMKGLAEAGGPFSGLVHSASEQGYSVLRQINRTQFDRYFTLNVGASLMLARGFHQKGVVAPGGGSIVYVGSVAGLKGQKGRSLYAASKAALVSVAQSLALELADKRIRVNVVAPAVVLGAKAEKQFAMLPAEQNAALAAAHPLGYGAPQDVADAVAYLLADSGRWVTGTVLSVDGGFTAG; encoded by the coding sequence ATGCGCAACCCGCTCGACCTCACGGGACGGCGCCTGCTGGTGACCGGAGCCTCGTCCGACAGCGACATCGGGCGCGAGGTCTGCCGGACGCTGGCCGGGCTGGGCGCCGCCCTCACGCTGGTCGGCCGACGCGCCGAGGCTCTGGAGGCCACCCGCGCCCTGCTGGACGCGCCGGAGCGGCACGGCATCGCCCCCTTCGACCTGACCGACCTCGACGCCGTTCCCGGCTGGATGAAGGGGCTGGCGGAGGCGGGCGGCCCCTTTTCCGGGCTGGTCCATTCCGCGTCGGAGCAGGGCTATTCCGTGCTGCGGCAGATCAACCGGACGCAGTTCGACCGCTATTTCACGCTGAACGTCGGGGCGTCGCTGATGCTCGCGCGCGGCTTCCACCAGAAGGGCGTCGTCGCGCCGGGCGGCGGGTCGATCGTCTATGTCGGGTCGGTCGCCGGGCTGAAGGGCCAGAAGGGCCGCTCGCTCTACGCCGCGAGCAAGGCGGCGCTGGTCTCGGTGGCGCAATCGCTGGCGCTGGAACTGGCCGACAAACGCATCCGCGTCAACGTGGTCGCCCCGGCGGTGGTGCTGGGCGCCAAGGCGGAGAAGCAGTTCGCCATGCTGCCGGCGGAGCAGAACGCCGCTCTGGCCGCCGCCCATCCGCTGGGCTACGGCGCGCCGCAGGACGTGGCCGACGCCGTGGCCTATCTGCTGGCCGACAGCGGCCGCTGGGTGACCGGGACCGTGCTGTCCGTGGACGGCGGCTTCACCGCGGGATGA
- a CDS encoding ketoacyl-ACP synthase III, whose protein sequence is MKAIIEGVRIAGFRAAVPPHRHSFLEDHSLFTAEEAEKLFATTGVYERRIAPPHICASDMCVAAAEGLLAQLGWDPASVDVLVFVSQDPDYNVPATSCIMQKRLGLATGAACFDVNLGCSGFVYGLWMAGRLLGGSTGRRAIVLCGDTSSRHLVPGDRSTLPLFGDAGGAVALEVSQGATPIHVVVGTDGGGARNIWVKAGGRRNSLVPGREPWPAEKQERMFTDSRLALNGAEVFAFTLRAVPPLVRETLEFAGVGVEDIDLCVMHQANAFMLEHLRKKTKFPPEKFLVDMHDFGNTSSASIPLAVSHRLGEALSTGTRKMLLAGFGVGWSWGAVVADVGPIPAPAVQEIPDDFPLLSP, encoded by the coding sequence GTGAAGGCCATCATCGAGGGCGTGCGCATCGCGGGATTCCGGGCCGCCGTGCCGCCGCACCGCCATTCCTTCCTGGAGGACCATTCCCTCTTCACGGCGGAGGAGGCGGAAAAGCTGTTCGCCACCACCGGCGTGTACGAGCGGCGCATCGCCCCGCCGCACATCTGCGCGTCGGACATGTGCGTAGCGGCGGCCGAAGGGCTGCTTGCCCAGCTCGGCTGGGACCCGGCCAGCGTCGACGTGCTGGTCTTCGTGTCGCAGGACCCCGACTACAACGTCCCGGCGACCTCCTGCATCATGCAGAAGCGGCTCGGGCTGGCGACGGGGGCGGCCTGCTTCGACGTCAACCTCGGCTGCTCCGGCTTCGTCTACGGGTTGTGGATGGCCGGGCGGCTGCTCGGCGGATCGACGGGCCGGCGGGCCATCGTGCTGTGCGGCGACACCAGCTCGCGCCACCTCGTGCCGGGCGACCGCTCCACCCTGCCGCTGTTCGGCGACGCGGGCGGGGCCGTGGCGCTGGAGGTCAGCCAGGGGGCCACGCCGATCCACGTCGTCGTCGGCACCGACGGCGGCGGCGCCCGGAACATCTGGGTCAAGGCCGGCGGGCGCCGCAACTCGCTGGTGCCGGGCCGCGAGCCCTGGCCGGCGGAGAAGCAGGAGCGCATGTTCACCGACTCCCGCCTGGCGCTGAACGGGGCGGAGGTCTTCGCCTTCACGCTGCGGGCCGTTCCGCCGCTGGTCCGCGAGACGCTGGAGTTCGCGGGCGTGGGCGTGGAGGACATCGACCTCTGCGTGATGCACCAGGCCAACGCCTTCATGCTGGAGCATCTGCGCAAGAAGACCAAGTTCCCGCCGGAAAAATTCCTCGTGGACATGCACGATTTCGGCAACACCAGCTCCGCCTCCATCCCGCTGGCGGTCAGCCACCGGCTGGGCGAGGCGCTGTCCACCGGCACGCGCAAGATGCTGCTGGCCGGCTTCGGCGTCGGCTGGTCCTGGGGCGCCGTGGTCGCCGACGTCGGGCCGATCCCCGCCCCGGCGGTGCAGGAGATCCCCGACGACTTCCCCCTGCTGTCCCCCTGA
- a CDS encoding SRPBCC family protein, translated as MDDRVQQSRLSPPPDMVIPPQRYSGEANHAEEAARIFRRCWMFVGFTDDLRNDNDFITADIAGTSVLVQNFDGELRAFHNVCTHRYSLIHLRPCGNGKPVCPYHGWVFNRDGVPVGIPGNREHFGLDDAAKKRLALRRFEVAARGRFVFVRLEPAGAGLDEQLGAYGPVLDHLSDLFTDRVDEGVLPWNANWKAALESALEVYHVDATHPETFKGYVKKVWICSYEGEHSRGVSQLSDGSARWWEGVAQKMGLPRSDRLESYDHYLIFPNLAIGVSHGALMSVQTYDPVGPDRCDLHFRLFLGETSKPQTKGGAARKAVEANVSSFNRTILGEDQRVAESTHKGLKQARTPALLGSCEERIAAFHRAWLARMDVV; from the coding sequence ATGGATGACCGGGTTCAGCAAAGCCGGCTTTCGCCCCCGCCCGACATGGTGATCCCGCCGCAACGTTACTCCGGCGAGGCCAATCACGCCGAAGAGGCGGCGCGAATCTTCCGCCGTTGCTGGATGTTCGTTGGATTTACGGACGACCTGCGCAACGACAACGACTTCATCACCGCCGACATCGCCGGCACCTCGGTGCTGGTCCAGAACTTCGACGGCGAGCTGCGGGCCTTTCACAACGTCTGCACCCACCGCTATTCGCTGATCCACCTGCGGCCCTGCGGCAACGGCAAGCCGGTCTGCCCCTATCACGGCTGGGTCTTCAACCGCGACGGCGTTCCGGTCGGCATCCCCGGCAACCGCGAGCATTTCGGCCTGGACGACGCGGCGAAGAAGCGCCTCGCCCTGCGGCGCTTCGAGGTGGCGGCGCGGGGCCGCTTCGTCTTCGTCCGGCTGGAGCCGGCCGGAGCGGGGCTGGACGAGCAGCTGGGCGCTTATGGTCCCGTCCTCGACCATCTGTCGGACCTGTTCACCGACCGCGTCGACGAGGGCGTGCTGCCCTGGAACGCCAATTGGAAGGCGGCGCTGGAAAGCGCGCTGGAGGTCTACCACGTCGACGCCACCCACCCGGAGACCTTCAAGGGCTACGTGAAGAAGGTGTGGATCTGCTCCTACGAGGGCGAGCACTCGCGGGGAGTCAGCCAGCTGTCCGACGGCTCGGCGCGCTGGTGGGAAGGGGTGGCCCAGAAAATGGGGCTGCCGCGCAGCGACCGGCTGGAAAGCTACGACCACTATCTGATCTTCCCGAACCTGGCCATCGGCGTCTCGCACGGCGCGCTGATGAGTGTCCAGACCTACGACCCCGTCGGGCCGGACCGCTGCGACCTGCATTTCCGCCTGTTCCTCGGCGAGACGTCCAAGCCGCAGACCAAGGGCGGGGCCGCCCGCAAGGCGGTGGAGGCCAACGTCTCCAGCTTCAACCGCACCATCCTGGGCGAGGACCAGCGCGTGGCCGAATCAACCCACAAGGGTCTGAAGCAGGCCCGGACGCCGGCCCTTCTCGGCTCCTGCGAGGAGCGCATCGCGGCCTTCCACCGGGCGTGGCTCGCCCGCATGGACGTCGTATGA
- a CDS encoding SDR family oxidoreductase produces MSPLVDLTGRHILVTGASAGIGRATALLAAALGARVTLNGRDGGRLDETLALLPGEGHRTAAFDLSDSDAIPGWVKAQAEAGGPIAGLAHCAGVQIGKPVRGVDRAFFDGILHANLLSALALARGLRQKGCHAEPAALVLVSSVAAEIGQPGNVVYSAAKGGLVSATRGLAMEFLRDGIRVNCVAPAMVETEMMERFRRTTTAEQFEAIRAAHPMGFGKPEDVASAIAFLLSPASGWINGVMLPVDGGYLAT; encoded by the coding sequence ATGAGCCCGCTCGTCGATCTCACCGGACGGCACATCCTGGTCACCGGCGCGTCGGCCGGGATCGGGCGGGCGACGGCGCTGCTGGCCGCGGCGCTGGGAGCGCGCGTCACCCTGAACGGGCGCGACGGCGGGCGGCTGGACGAGACGCTGGCGCTGTTGCCGGGGGAGGGGCACCGGACGGCCGCCTTCGACCTGTCGGACAGCGACGCCATCCCCGGCTGGGTCAAGGCGCAGGCGGAGGCCGGCGGCCCCATCGCCGGTCTGGCCCATTGCGCCGGGGTGCAGATCGGCAAGCCGGTGCGCGGCGTCGACCGCGCCTTCTTCGACGGCATCCTGCACGCCAACCTGCTGAGCGCGCTGGCGCTGGCCCGCGGGCTGCGGCAGAAGGGCTGCCACGCCGAGCCGGCGGCGCTGGTGCTGGTGTCCTCCGTCGCGGCGGAGATCGGGCAGCCGGGCAACGTGGTCTATTCGGCGGCCAAGGGCGGGCTGGTCTCGGCCACCCGCGGGCTCGCCATGGAGTTCCTGCGCGACGGCATCCGCGTCAACTGCGTCGCCCCGGCGATGGTCGAGACGGAGATGATGGAGCGCTTCCGCCGCACCACCACGGCGGAGCAGTTCGAGGCGATCCGCGCTGCCCATCCCATGGGCTTCGGCAAGCCGGAGGACGTGGCCTCGGCCATCGCCTTCCTGCTGTCGCCGGCGAGCGGCTGGATCAACGGGGTGATGCTGCCGGTGGACGGCGGTTATCTGGCGACATGA
- a CDS encoding GNAT family N-acetyltransferase, protein MFRFRRPTADDAAMLLRWRTEPSITRFMFTDLENPDVGRQRAWLAAMDARADFRHFIIEHEGRPVGYLSYYDIDRVHLRCSSGSYIVEEKDRRRLAGFLHCFIMDFCFYGLGMNKLFNYFMEGNDTVIRIQRVVKAREVGVLRQHVHKYGRFHDVHVFETLRSDWEGHPHIFPRETTLAAFAE, encoded by the coding sequence ATGTTCCGCTTCCGCCGACCGACGGCCGACGATGCCGCGATGCTGCTGCGCTGGCGCACCGAGCCGTCGATCACCCGCTTCATGTTCACCGACCTGGAGAACCCGGACGTCGGGCGGCAGCGCGCGTGGCTGGCCGCGATGGACGCCCGCGCGGACTTCCGCCATTTCATCATCGAGCATGAGGGCCGCCCGGTCGGCTATCTTTCCTACTATGACATCGACCGGGTGCATCTGCGCTGCTCCTCCGGCTCGTACATCGTGGAGGAGAAGGACCGGCGGCGGCTTGCCGGCTTCCTGCACTGCTTCATCATGGACTTTTGCTTCTACGGACTGGGGATGAACAAGCTCTTCAACTATTTCATGGAGGGCAACGACACGGTCATCCGCATCCAGAGGGTTGTGAAGGCACGCGAGGTCGGGGTGCTGCGTCAGCATGTCCACAAATATGGCCGTTTCCACGACGTCCATGTGTTCGAGACTCTGCGGAGCGATTGGGAGGGGCACCCCCATATCTTTCCGCGCGAAACCACGCTGGCGGCCTTCGCGGAATAG
- a CDS encoding sugar phosphate nucleotidyltransferase has protein sequence MTDIDVTLLAGGLGSRMRGVAGDTPKVLAPIAGRAFLGHLLDHLAAYGARRVVLCLGHLADRVTAWLAQGDTNRSLDVVCQIEPSQMGSAAALAYIRKDLKAGTVLVMSGDTFLDADLRAFVASHRLSGAEASVLCVEVEDAARFGRVEVGPDSRVRRFLDKAPGRGVINAGVYLFSAAFLDRIAASGASSLTRDVLHTMPPGTLHGHIAKARFIDMGTPESLAVAASVIGGRET, from the coding sequence TTGACGGACATCGACGTCACGCTGCTCGCCGGCGGTCTCGGCTCGCGCATGCGGGGCGTCGCGGGCGACACGCCCAAGGTGCTGGCGCCCATCGCGGGCCGCGCCTTTCTGGGACATCTGCTGGACCATCTGGCCGCCTACGGCGCGCGCCGGGTGGTGCTGTGCCTGGGCCATCTGGCCGACCGGGTCACGGCGTGGCTGGCGCAGGGCGACACCAACCGGTCGCTGGACGTCGTCTGCCAGATCGAGCCGAGCCAGATGGGCTCCGCCGCGGCGCTCGCCTACATCCGCAAGGACCTGAAGGCCGGCACCGTCCTGGTGATGAGCGGCGACACCTTCCTCGACGCCGACCTGCGCGCCTTCGTCGCCTCGCACCGCCTGTCGGGAGCGGAGGCGTCGGTGCTGTGCGTCGAGGTCGAGGACGCCGCCCGATTCGGCCGGGTCGAGGTCGGGCCGGACAGCCGGGTCCGCCGGTTCCTCGACAAGGCGCCGGGGCGCGGCGTCATCAACGCCGGGGTCTATCTCTTCTCCGCGGCCTTTCTCGACCGCATCGCGGCCTCCGGGGCCAGTTCGCTGACCCGCGACGTGCTGCACACGATGCCGCCGGGCACCCTGCACGGCCACATCGCCAAGGCCCGCTTCATCGACATGGGCACGCCGGAGAGTCTGGCGGTCGCCGCCAGCGTGATCGGCGGCCGCGAGACCTGA